TGCAACCGCAACAATTTCATTAATGATAGGTTCGATTTGTTGACGGGCATATTCATATTCACCAAATTCAAAAATTGTTTTATTTAAAATCGTACATAGAGGATTTAAAACACTATTTAACGTTGCTTTTGTCCATACTGTTTGAAGGACATTTTCACTAACATAGGCATTTAAGTTTGCTTGATTAAACATATCTGCAATGAATTGCGTGCGTGCATCTGCTTCACCATCGGCACGTTGTAAATCGATGCGTCCGGTACCTTCTAATAAAATTTGACCTGGGCCACGTAAACCAGCTGTCCACATCGTTACTGCTAAAAATATTTGAGATTTAGGTACAATTTTTTCGAATCGTTCATCATGGCCGAGGCCATTCATCATTGTTAGAATAGCGGTATTTTCTTGAATGGCACCACGATCTAATAATGTTTGAACCATTGTTTCTGACTGCATTGCTTTTGTTAAAATAACGATCAAATCATATGCTTTTTCAGTATGTTCGGGTTTGCACGCATCAATATTTATGTAATGGGTATCGGTTTCGGTTTGAATTTCTAATCCATGCTCATTTATGGCTTTAATGTGCTCATCCCAAAAGTCAATCAATGTCACATCATAACCTGCCTTTTTTAATTGACTACCGATACGGCCACCCATTGCGCCGGCGCCTGCAATCGCAATTTTTTTCATACTAATTCCTCCTTAGATAGACTGCGTTTTTGTATATTTAGCGTAATTTTAAACTAAGAAGATGTCAATCTTATGTATGAAAAGTTACCAAAATTTTTATAAAATACTGCGGAATTAGATTTACGAATAAATGGTTTGCTTAGCTAACCATAAAGCGTTAAAATATATTTTGTGAAAATAATCATGAATGGAGGTTGGCAATTTGTCAGAAGGATTGACGACAACGAAAAGAAATTTAATCGTTACCATTATGTTATTGAGTGCATTTGTAGCGATGTTGAATCAAACGATTCTAAATACAGCGTTACCAGCGATGATTGTAGACTTAGGTATACCTGAAACTACCGCACAATGGCTGATAACCGGGTTTATGCTTGTGAATGGAATTATGATTCCGTTGACAGCTTTTTTAATTGATAAATATTCTACGAGACAGTTGTATATCTTTTCGATGGCTGCTTTTTTAATGGGATCCATTATTGCGGCAATGGCACCGAGTTTTGCGGTATTAATGATTGCGCGTATCATTCAAGCTATCGGCGCAGGTATTTTATTACCGCTAATGCAGTTTATCGTATTTATGGTGTTTCCTGTTGAAAAAAGAGGATTCGCGATGGGGCTAACAGGTATTGTCGCGCAGTCAGCTCCAGCGATTGGTCCGACGTTAACAGGTGTGCTTATTGACTTTTCAAGTTGGCATGCCCCTTTTATCGTCGTGGCTGTCATTTCACTCATTGCGTTTGGCGTTGGTGTATTTTATGTTGAGAATTTAGGCGATTCCAAACCAACGTTACTTGATAAACGTTCAGTTGTTTACTCTACAGTTGGATTTGGTTTAATGCTTTATGCATTTAGCATCGTAGGACATGTTGGACCTCTGTCACCTTTATTTATAATCAGTTTAATTCTAGGTATAGGTATTGTGGTGATATTTACGGTACGTCAATTGCGCATTGATCATCCGCTTTTGAGTATGGGGGTATTAAAAAACAGAACATTTACTTTATCTGCATTTGCCTCAATGATGATTTATATCGGAATTGTTGGACCCGCGTTGCTCATTCCAATTTATGTTCAAA
The sequence above is a segment of the Staphylococcus hyicus genome. Coding sequences within it:
- a CDS encoding ketopantoate reductase family protein, translated to MKKIAIAGAGAMGGRIGSQLKKAGYDVTLIDFWDEHIKAINEHGLEIQTETDTHYINIDACKPEHTEKAYDLIVILTKAMQSETMVQTLLDRGAIQENTAILTMMNGLGHDERFEKIVPKSQIFLAVTMWTAGLRGPGQILLEGTGRIDLQRADGEADARTQFIADMFNQANLNAYVSENVLQTVWTKATLNSVLNPLCTILNKTIFEFGEYEYARQQIEPIINEIVAVAKAKGIELNTQTLIEKIEGAYPKETQGLHYPSMHQDLYHGRLTEVDYLNGQISKYGHALGIPTPNNDMLTHLIHQLEMTHVK
- a CDS encoding MDR family MFS transporter is translated as MLLSAFVAMLNQTILNTALPAMIVDLGIPETTAQWLITGFMLVNGIMIPLTAFLIDKYSTRQLYIFSMAAFLMGSIIAAMAPSFAVLMIARIIQAIGAGILLPLMQFIVFMVFPVEKRGFAMGLTGIVAQSAPAIGPTLTGVLIDFSSWHAPFIVVAVISLIAFGVGVFYVENLGDSKPTLLDKRSVVYSTVGFGLMLYAFSIVGHVGPLSPLFIISLILGIGIVVIFTVRQLRIDHPLLSMGVLKNRTFTLSAFASMMIYIGIVGPALLIPIYVQTGLGLSAFLSGLVILPGAVVNAFMSTYTGKIYDKYGVRVLVIPGFILLIIMTILHIFLTAETPFWYVVMIYAIRMFSVALLMMPLNTAGLNALDNKDVSHGNAIMNSLRIIAGAMGTAMSITVLSIVSRNFIDAHGHSAKMLREATISGVDAAFIFTTVLIVIGFVLSLFIRETKQSPLSQS